The region CAGCTCAGCTGCATATTGGTCATGCTTTAGACAATACTTTTCAGGATGCGTTTGTTCGCCAACATCGTATGTTAGGTGAAGAGGCTTTGTGGATTCCTGGTGTTGACCATGCAGCGATTGCAACTGAGGCCAAATTAGTTGAACAGTTGAAGAGTGAAGGCTTAACTAAGCAAGATATTGGCTACGATGAATATATGAAACGTGCCTATGCTTGGAAAGATAAGTATGCCAATCGCATCATTTCACAATTGCGTTATTTAGGTAGTTCTTGTGATTGGGACCGCCAACGTTTTACGATGGACGAGGGCTTTTCAGAAGCTGTATTAGCTGTTTTTGTAAAATACTATAAGCAAGGTTACATTTATCGCGGTGAGAGGATCATCAACTGGTGTCCTAATTGTAAGACTTCTATCTCTGATGCTGAGGTTAATTTTGCTGAACAACAGGGCCATCTATGGTATGTTCGTTACGAGATTGAAAATGAACCTGGACACTATATCGAAGTAGCAACGACAAGACCTGAGACAATTTTGGGCGATACAGCTGTCGCAGTAAATCCTAATGATGAGCGTTATAAGGATTTGGTAGGTAAGCGTTGCTTAGTACCATTAGTCAATCGTTGGATCCAAATTGTCGCTGATGAATATGTTGAGAGTGAATTTGGTACAGGTTGCGTGAAAATCACACCAGCCCACGATCCTAACGACTATGAAGTTGGCTTAAGACATAACCTTGAAATTATCAATGTCATGGATGAAACAGCGCACATTAATGAAAATGGTGGCAGTTACCAGGGCTTAAGCCGCGATGAGGCACGTGAGAAGATTGTTTCTGATTTGGACGCTTGTGGTGCTTTAGTTAAGGTTGAAGATTATAAGCACAATGTTGGTAGTTGCTATCGTTGCCATAAAGTGATCGAACCACGTCTTTCTAAGCAATGGTTCGTCAAGATGCGGGCCTTGGCTGATAAAGCTATGGCTGCTTCTGATGCCGGTGAGGTGACTTTCGTTCCTAACCGCTTCAAAGGCATCTTTGATAACTGGATGAACAATATCCGCGACTGGTGTATTTCCAGACAATTGTGGTGGGGCCATCGTATCCCAGCATGGTATTGCGCTGATTGTGGCGAAATTACAGTTGCTAGTTCAACACCTTCTGTCTGTGCCAAATGTCAAAGTGAACATCTAACTCAAGATCCTGACACTTTGGATACTTGGTTCAGTTCCGCTTTGTGGCCATTTGGTGTTTTAGGTTGGCCTAATTTCAAGGTTCCTTACACTAAAGAAGAATTCGATTATTTCTTCCCAACTTCAATTTTGGTAACTGGTTACGACATCATTTTCTTCTGGGTTGCACGTATGATCTTCCAGAGCTTGGAGTTGACAGGTAAAGCTCCATTTCATCACGTTTTGTTGCATGGCCTAATGCGTGATGCAAATGGTATTAAGATGAGTAAGTCCTTGAACAATGGTGTTGATCCGTTGAAGATTATTGATGAATATGGCGCTGATGCTTTGCGTTTCGCAATTGTTTCTGGTACAGCTTCTGGTAATGATCAGAGATATTCCAAGGAAAAGCTAGAAACAGCGCGTACCTTTATCAACAAGTTATGGAACGCATTGCGTTTCTTACTAGGTCATCTTGCTGATGATTCAACTTATTTGACGGAAAACGAGTTAAAAGACTTAGTGAAAGATGCTAATTTGCGCTTGGAAGATCGTTGGATCTTACATCGTTGCAATGCCTTGGTTGAGAATGTTTCGACTAATTTCCAAAACTATGAAATTGGTACAGCTTTAGATAATATCTACAATTTCTTCTGGACGGAATATTGTGACTGGTATGTTGAGATTGCTAAGGCTCGTTTGTTCGATGAACAAGATACTAGCCGTAATGTTGCTTTAAAGTGCTTGCGTTATGTCTTAGAAACTATTGTCAAGCTCTTGCATCCATTTATGCCTTTCGTTACAGAAGAAGTTTACCAATATCTGCCTAACCATGGTGAAACGATCATGTTGGCAGCTTGGCCAACTTATGTAGCTGAACTTAACGATGAGCAATCTGTCAACCATATGGAAATGCTTATTCAAGCGATCAAAGAGATTCGTAATGTACGAGCTGAGAAGAAGCTTAAACCAAGTTTGCGTTTCAAAGTTCTCTGCTATACACAAGATGAAAAGATTAAGAACTTATTAAAAGTTTCTGCACATTATTTTGAGCGCTTGTGTGGCGTTAATGCCATTGAGTTCTTAGAGGACCAAACAAAAGCCCCGAAGCTGGCAATTACAATTGTTTTGCCTAAGACACATATCTACATTGCTTTGAGCGATTTAATTGACTTGAAAGCTGAGAAGGAGCGTTTGCAGGCAGAGTTATCCAATTTGACAAACGAAGTTAAGCGCTTTGAAGCTAAGTTAAGCAATCAAGAGTTTGTGAATAAAGCTCCAGCCAAAGTTGTTGACAATGAGCGCAATAAGCTGGCTGTAGCAAAACAAAAGTTGCAGGCAACAGAAGCTCGTTTGGCTGCCCTTTCTTAATTGATTGAAGATATTTATGGATAAACTAACCCTTGTTCTGCCAACAATTGCCGATAGTCAGGCCATTTTGGAGTACAGAGATGAATTTATCAGTGCAGGAGAAACTATTTGTGGTGCTGGTGATCTTACGAGATTAGCAGACCCTCAGGCTTGGTTAGCGACTATCAAGGCCAAAAGTAGCCAGGATACTTTGCCTGTTGGATTGGTTATTAGCACGCAGTTTATTTGTAAGCGCTTAACTGATGGTAAAATCTTAGGTACCATTGATGTGCGCCATAGCTTGAATGATTATCTGTTAAATTATGGTGGTAATATCGGTTATGCAGTCGCACCAAGTCAGAGGCATCAAGGTATCGCAAAATGGATGTTACAATCTGTATTGACTTATTGTCGAGAGATAGGTTTGCCAAGAGTTTTAGTTACATGTTTAGCTGATAATGTTGCTAGCAGAAAGACAATTTTAGCTTGTGGCGGTGAATATGAAGATAGTCGCTTAGAGCCAAATAAACAGAAGTTAATGCAGCGTTATTGGATTAAATTAGCTTAACAGTTATGATTAACTTGCATTGGTGAATCAAATGAATGTAGATTTGCTTAAAAAAGCGTCGGCTAGTAGCTAACCGACGCTTTTATGCTTAGTGGAATAAAGTACCTTTGATCCAAACTTGCTTAATGTTGAGATCTTTGTCAACAGCGAAGAAATTAGCTAACTTGTGCTGCTTGATGCTACCCAAAATATCGCCAAAACCTAAGTAAGTAGCAGGGGTGAGTGAGCCCATTTCAACAGCCTTCTCCAATGGAATACCATATGTGGTTAAGCGCTTGGCATTATCCCAAATATTAGATATGCCACCTGCAATTGCGCCATTAGAAATTCTCGCAACGCCATCTTTAACTGTAACTGTTTGACCACCTAAATCATATTGACCATCTTGCAAACCAGCTGCGCGCATAGCATCAGAAACAAGAATCAGGTGCTTAGAGCCGAACATTTTGTACGCAGCATAAACAGTAGCAGGACTATTATGAACACCATCAGCAATAATTTCAGCATAACTGTGCTTGGCACAAGCAGCTCCAATTGTGCCAGGATCTCTATGTAAAAGTTCAGGCATAGCGTTGAAGAGGTGACAAAGACCTTTAGCACCATAACTGAAAGCTAAGTCAGCAGTCTCAAAGTCAGCTAAGGTATGACCAATTTGACAAACGAGATTCTTATTAGCTTGCTTTATGAATTCAAGCGCACCATCTGTTTCAGGGGCCAGAGAAATAAGCTTGATCTTATCTCTATGATGATAGCTGAGATATTCTTCG is a window of Amygdalobacter nucleatus DNA encoding:
- a CDS encoding valine--tRNA ligase produces the protein MRDLEFLPKHFEPKDRERDIYQTWEKNGYFKAKVDPKKKAFTIVMPPPNVTAQLHIGHALDNTFQDAFVRQHRMLGEEALWIPGVDHAAIATEAKLVEQLKSEGLTKQDIGYDEYMKRAYAWKDKYANRIISQLRYLGSSCDWDRQRFTMDEGFSEAVLAVFVKYYKQGYIYRGERIINWCPNCKTSISDAEVNFAEQQGHLWYVRYEIENEPGHYIEVATTRPETILGDTAVAVNPNDERYKDLVGKRCLVPLVNRWIQIVADEYVESEFGTGCVKITPAHDPNDYEVGLRHNLEIINVMDETAHINENGGSYQGLSRDEAREKIVSDLDACGALVKVEDYKHNVGSCYRCHKVIEPRLSKQWFVKMRALADKAMAASDAGEVTFVPNRFKGIFDNWMNNIRDWCISRQLWWGHRIPAWYCADCGEITVASSTPSVCAKCQSEHLTQDPDTLDTWFSSALWPFGVLGWPNFKVPYTKEEFDYFFPTSILVTGYDIIFFWVARMIFQSLELTGKAPFHHVLLHGLMRDANGIKMSKSLNNGVDPLKIIDEYGADALRFAIVSGTASGNDQRYSKEKLETARTFINKLWNALRFLLGHLADDSTYLTENELKDLVKDANLRLEDRWILHRCNALVENVSTNFQNYEIGTALDNIYNFFWTEYCDWYVEIAKARLFDEQDTSRNVALKCLRYVLETIVKLLHPFMPFVTEEVYQYLPNHGETIMLAAWPTYVAELNDEQSVNHMEMLIQAIKEIRNVRAEKKLKPSLRFKVLCYTQDEKIKNLLKVSAHYFERLCGVNAIEFLEDQTKAPKLAITIVLPKTHIYIALSDLIDLKAEKERLQAELSNLTNEVKRFEAKLSNQEFVNKAPAKVVDNERNKLAVAKQKLQATEARLAALS
- a CDS encoding GNAT family N-acetyltransferase codes for the protein MDKLTLVLPTIADSQAILEYRDEFISAGETICGAGDLTRLADPQAWLATIKAKSSQDTLPVGLVISTQFICKRLTDGKILGTIDVRHSLNDYLLNYGGNIGYAVAPSQRHQGIAKWMLQSVLTYCREIGLPRVLVTCLADNVASRKTILACGGEYEDSRLEPNKQKLMQRYWIKLA
- the nagA gene encoding N-acetylglucosamine-6-phosphate deacetylase codes for the protein MLFKNFIVLDENFSFKPLDLVVEAGKISLVVEAGKLDTSDYQDFVDGHGMYLLPGLIDEHIHGAMNYDTMDAKEEGIDAISRFLASHGVTAFLATTMSMPIERLNAVFDLNVEPGGAMLLGYHMEGPFINLNKKGAQNPDHIRHASYEEYLSYHHRDKIKLISLAPETDGALEFIKQANKNLVCQIGHTLADFETADLAFSYGAKGLCHLFNAMPELLHRDPGTIGAACAKHSYAEIIADGVHNSPATVYAAYKMFGSKHLILVSDAMRAAGLQDGQYDLGGQTVTVKDGVARISNGAIAGGISNIWDNAKRLTTYGIPLEKAVEMGSLTPATYLGFGDILGSIKQHKLANFFAVDKDLNIKQVWIKGTLFH